The Streptomyces sp. Mut1 genome window below encodes:
- a CDS encoding TetR/AcrR family transcriptional regulator — protein MSVPSPQPRPGKGPRAAGAIFDATLRLLAERGYDGLTIEAVALAAGVNKTTIYRWWPSKAALLHAALLRARVLDIEIPDTGSLRGDLIALADQVIDLVTGVRSRAIVRAVASGPGLPDDGLASLARDFFADRFSREQPVFTRAFARGELPPDTDPMLLLDLIAGAVWVRALLRNEPVPPGFAAAVVDAVLPARRTA, from the coding sequence ATGTCAGTCCCGTCCCCGCAGCCCCGCCCCGGCAAGGGCCCCCGCGCCGCCGGGGCGATCTTCGACGCCACGCTGCGTCTGCTCGCCGAGCGCGGATACGACGGGCTCACCATCGAGGCCGTCGCCCTGGCGGCCGGGGTCAACAAGACGACGATCTACCGCTGGTGGCCGTCCAAGGCGGCGCTGCTGCACGCCGCCCTGCTCCGGGCCCGGGTCCTGGACATCGAGATCCCCGACACCGGCTCCCTGCGCGGGGACCTGATCGCCCTGGCGGACCAGGTGATCGACCTGGTCACGGGCGTACGCAGTCGGGCGATCGTGCGGGCCGTCGCCTCGGGTCCCGGTCTGCCGGACGACGGTCTCGCCTCCCTGGCCAGGGACTTCTTCGCCGACCGGTTCTCCCGTGAGCAGCCCGTGTTCACCCGGGCCTTCGCACGCGGTGAACTGCCCCCGGACACCGACCCGATGCTGCTGCTCGACCTGATCGCCGGAGCCGTCTGGGTGCGGGCGCTGCTCCGGAACGAGCCGGTTCCGCCCGGCTTCGCGGCCGCCGTCGTCGACGCGGTGCTGCCCGCCCGGCGCACGGCCTGA
- a CDS encoding SWIM zinc finger family protein: protein MSPAPGAARPASGPLAARRDARPAARSRPGPDDLRRTFEAVPARTSGEDGPFAESWWGRAWVAALESLSMDAPRLARGRAYADGGHVAAITVTPGHVVAYVHGSRPRPYRAELRLRTFADADWDTLLDAVAARPGHLAALLAKEMPHSLAETATTAGITLLPAPGDLDPACTCPDRGRPCKHVAALCYQMALLLDTDPFVLLLLRGRGERALLEELGRRNAAHSARERPAAPDTPSVPAKEALAGRFLPPLPAPFPVEPHPGRPPACPALPGARDPLALDQLATDAAARAHALLTTGRDPLAGLTAWQDAVRLAAAGPTAGLTATTRALYRELASATGRNTTDLARAVAAWRQGEAEGLAVLETPWDPPAGPFDRARPALAAAGFPRFQPWRNHLTHPGHAFQLRFGRDGRWYGYESDPGEDDWWPRAAPGRDPVTTLLELTGG from the coding sequence ATGAGCCCCGCACCCGGCGCCGCCCGCCCCGCCTCCGGGCCGCTCGCCGCCCGGCGCGACGCACGGCCCGCCGCCCGCTCCCGCCCCGGCCCCGACGATCTGCGGCGCACCTTCGAGGCCGTGCCCGCGCGCACCTCCGGCGAGGACGGGCCGTTCGCGGAGAGCTGGTGGGGCCGCGCCTGGGTGGCCGCCCTGGAGTCCCTGTCGATGGACGCGCCGAGGCTCGCCCGGGGCCGGGCGTACGCGGACGGCGGGCACGTCGCCGCGATTACCGTCACCCCGGGGCACGTCGTCGCCTATGTGCACGGCAGCCGCCCCCGCCCCTACCGCGCCGAGCTGCGGCTGCGCACCTTCGCCGACGCCGACTGGGACACCCTGCTCGACGCGGTCGCCGCCCGCCCCGGCCACCTCGCCGCGCTGCTCGCCAAGGAGATGCCGCACTCCCTGGCCGAGACCGCCACCACCGCCGGGATCACCCTGCTGCCCGCCCCCGGCGACCTCGATCCCGCCTGCACCTGCCCCGACCGGGGCCGGCCCTGCAAGCACGTGGCGGCCCTCTGCTACCAGATGGCCCTCCTCCTGGACACCGACCCGTTCGTCCTGCTCCTGCTGCGCGGCCGGGGCGAGCGGGCCCTCCTGGAGGAGCTGGGCCGGCGCAACGCCGCGCACTCCGCCCGGGAGCGGCCCGCCGCCCCCGACACCCCGTCCGTACCGGCGAAGGAGGCACTCGCCGGCCGCTTCCTGCCGCCGCTGCCCGCGCCCTTCCCGGTGGAGCCGCACCCCGGCCGCCCGCCCGCCTGTCCGGCGCTCCCCGGCGCCCGGGACCCGCTCGCCCTCGACCAGCTCGCCACCGACGCGGCGGCCCGCGCCCACGCGCTGCTCACCACCGGCCGCGACCCGCTCGCCGGACTCACCGCCTGGCAGGACGCCGTCCGGCTGGCAGCGGCAGGCCCCACCGCCGGGCTCACCGCCACCACCCGCGCCCTCTACCGGGAGCTGGCCTCCGCCACCGGCCGCAACACCACGGACCTGGCTCGCGCCGTGGCCGCCTGGCGCCAGGGCGAGGCCGAGGGACTGGCGGTCCTGGAAACGCCGTGGGACCCCCCGGCGGGCCCCTTCGACCGCGCCCGCCCGGCCCTCGCCGCCGCCGGCTTCCCCCGCTTCCAGCCCTGGCGCAACCACCTCACCCACCCGGGCCACGCCTTCCAGCTCCGCTTCGGCCGCGACGGCCGCTGGTACGGCTACGAGTCCGACCCCGGCGAGGACGACTGGTGGCCCCGCGCCGCCCCGGGCCGCGACCCGGTGACCACGCTCCTGGAGCTGACCGGCGGCTGA
- a CDS encoding DEAD/DEAH box helicase: MTTAAPPQDADENRLLRCAAVFLPGTPPRQGRIAFWDPGHTPLPIATDGGARSEEITVVRPYGEEGEVRRHTVPAFLLPVAEALPLLARARHLRSAHPATRCWGAAALHALHLVAGGRMLPGLTADDYDAWRAGPRDAGDVAHLRAVAAALPWEGHAVPLPDRTPLHLPDPEALIGSFLDAVADTLPRTPAAAFAMGAPFAAPEPQHLPGAREWAVEVASGLDAGVRVSLRLDLSAYELFDTTGPAGEERDPEATAPETASPSAARHAAAAVTQVHSLADPTHVVDVAALWAGEAGEPFGPRARVDTALALRRAARVWAPLERLLDQPVPDVLALGEDELYELLGDAGARLSAAGVSVHWPRELARSLTAAAVVRPAPGTATDGTSFFDAEQLFAFNWQLSLGDEQLTEAEMDVLAEAHRPVVRLRDQWVVVDPALVRKARKRELGLLDPVDALAVALTGSAEVDGEQVEAVPLGALAQLRTRILTDDATLAPPPGLHATLRDYQLRGLAWLDRMTSLGLGGCLADDMGLGKTITLIALHLHRAHPAPTLVICPASLLGNWHREINRFAPGVPVRRFHGTGRTLAGAGGGFVLTTYGTMRSSAAELAAHGWGLVVADEAQHVKNPHSSTAKALRTIPSPARVALTGTPVENNLSELWALLDWTTPGLLGPLKAFRARHARIVENTGTAAGLGNDEAVERLSRLVRPFLLRRKKSDPGIAPELPPKTETDHPVFLTREQVTLYEATVRETMAYIEASEGIARRGLIMKLLASLKQICNHPAQYLKEDAARLTGRSGKLALLDELLDTILTEDGSVLVFTQYVTMARLLSAHLAARAIPSQLLHGGTPVPERERMVDRFQSGEVPVFLLSLKAAGTGLNLTRAAHVIHYDRWWNPAVEEQATDRAYRIGQTQPVQVHRLIAEGTVEDRIGEMLLAKRALADAVLGTGESALTELSDRDLADLVSLRRPS, from the coding sequence GTGACCACCGCAGCACCGCCGCAGGACGCGGACGAGAACCGCCTGCTGCGCTGCGCCGCCGTCTTCCTGCCCGGTACGCCGCCCCGCCAGGGGCGCATCGCGTTCTGGGACCCGGGTCACACCCCGCTGCCCATCGCGACGGACGGCGGCGCCCGGAGCGAGGAGATCACGGTGGTGCGGCCGTACGGCGAGGAGGGCGAGGTCCGCCGGCACACCGTGCCCGCCTTCCTGCTCCCCGTCGCCGAGGCCCTGCCCCTGCTGGCCCGCGCCCGGCACCTGCGCTCCGCCCACCCCGCGACCCGGTGCTGGGGGGCCGCCGCCCTGCACGCGCTGCACCTGGTGGCGGGCGGCCGGATGCTCCCCGGGCTGACGGCCGACGACTACGACGCCTGGCGGGCCGGCCCCCGTGACGCCGGGGACGTCGCCCATCTGCGGGCGGTGGCCGCCGCCCTGCCGTGGGAGGGGCACGCCGTCCCGCTGCCCGACCGGACCCCGCTCCACCTCCCCGACCCCGAGGCGCTCATCGGCTCCTTCCTCGACGCGGTCGCCGACACACTGCCCCGGACCCCCGCCGCCGCGTTCGCCATGGGCGCGCCCTTCGCCGCGCCCGAGCCCCAGCACCTGCCCGGCGCGCGGGAGTGGGCCGTGGAGGTCGCCTCGGGTCTGGACGCCGGGGTGCGGGTGTCGCTGCGCCTGGACCTCTCCGCGTACGAGCTCTTCGACACGACCGGCCCCGCCGGCGAGGAGCGCGACCCCGAGGCCACCGCGCCCGAAACCGCCTCCCCCTCCGCCGCCCGGCACGCCGCGGCCGCCGTGACCCAGGTCCACAGCCTCGCCGACCCCACCCACGTGGTCGACGTCGCCGCACTGTGGGCGGGCGAGGCGGGCGAGCCCTTCGGCCCCCGGGCCCGGGTCGACACCGCGCTGGCCCTGCGCCGCGCCGCCCGTGTCTGGGCCCCGCTCGAACGGCTGCTGGACCAGCCGGTGCCCGACGTGCTGGCCCTCGGCGAGGACGAGCTGTACGAGCTGCTGGGCGACGCCGGGGCCAGGCTGTCGGCCGCCGGGGTGAGCGTGCACTGGCCCCGGGAGCTGGCCCGGTCCCTCACCGCGGCGGCCGTGGTCAGGCCCGCGCCCGGGACCGCCACCGACGGCACCTCGTTCTTCGACGCCGAACAGCTCTTCGCCTTCAACTGGCAGCTCTCCCTGGGCGACGAGCAGCTCACCGAGGCCGAGATGGACGTGCTCGCCGAGGCACACCGGCCCGTGGTGCGGCTGCGCGACCAGTGGGTCGTGGTCGATCCCGCGCTCGTCCGCAAGGCGCGCAAGCGGGAGCTGGGCCTGCTCGACCCCGTGGACGCCCTGGCCGTCGCCCTGACCGGCAGCGCGGAGGTGGACGGCGAGCAGGTCGAGGCGGTGCCGCTCGGCGCGCTGGCGCAGCTGCGTACGCGCATCCTCACCGACGACGCCACCCTCGCCCCGCCACCAGGACTCCACGCGACGCTCCGCGACTACCAGCTGCGCGGGCTCGCCTGGCTGGACCGGATGACCTCGCTCGGCCTCGGCGGCTGCCTCGCCGACGACATGGGCCTCGGCAAGACGATCACTCTGATCGCCCTCCACCTGCACCGCGCCCACCCCGCGCCCACCCTGGTGATCTGCCCCGCCTCCCTCCTGGGCAACTGGCACCGCGAGATCAACCGCTTCGCACCCGGGGTGCCCGTGCGCCGGTTCCACGGCACCGGCCGCACCCTCGCCGGAGCCGGCGGCGGCTTCGTCCTCACCACCTACGGCACGATGCGTTCCAGCGCGGCCGAGCTGGCCGCCCACGGCTGGGGGCTGGTCGTCGCCGACGAGGCACAGCACGTGAAGAACCCCCACTCCTCCACCGCGAAGGCCCTGCGCACCATTCCGTCCCCCGCACGGGTCGCCCTGACCGGCACGCCCGTGGAGAACAACCTCTCCGAGCTCTGGGCGCTGCTCGACTGGACGACGCCCGGACTGCTCGGCCCCCTCAAGGCGTTCCGGGCCCGCCACGCCCGGATCGTGGAGAACACCGGCACGGCGGCGGGCCTCGGCAACGACGAGGCGGTGGAGCGGCTGTCCCGGCTGGTGCGGCCCTTCCTGCTGCGCCGCAAGAAGTCCGACCCCGGCATCGCGCCCGAGCTGCCGCCCAAGACGGAGACCGACCACCCCGTCTTCCTCACCCGCGAGCAGGTCACGCTCTACGAGGCCACCGTGCGCGAGACCATGGCGTACATCGAGGCGTCGGAGGGCATCGCCAGACGCGGCCTGATCATGAAGCTGCTCGCCTCCCTCAAGCAGATCTGCAACCACCCCGCGCAGTATCTGAAGGAGGACGCGGCCCGCCTCACCGGCCGCTCCGGCAAGCTCGCCCTGCTCGACGAACTCCTCGACACGATCCTCACCGAGGACGGCTCGGTCCTCGTCTTCACCCAGTACGTGACGATGGCCCGGCTGCTCTCGGCGCACCTGGCCGCGCGCGCGATCCCCTCCCAGCTGCTGCACGGCGGCACCCCGGTGCCCGAGCGGGAGCGGATGGTGGACCGTTTCCAGTCCGGCGAGGTGCCGGTCTTCCTGCTCTCCCTGAAGGCGGCGGGCACCGGCCTCAATCTGACCCGGGCCGCGCATGTCATCCACTACGACCGCTGGTGGAATCCGGCGGTCGAGGAACAGGCCACGGACCGCGCCTACCGCATCGGCCAGACCCAGCCCGTCCAGGTGCACCGGCTGATCGCCGAGGGCACGGTGGAGGACCGCATCGGCGAGATGCTCCTCGCCAAGCGTGCCCTGGCCGACGCCGTCCTCGGCACCGGCGAGAGCGCGCTGACCGAGCTCAGCGACCGCGACCTGGCCGACCTCGTCTCCCTCCGGAGGCCGTCATGA
- a CDS encoding slipin family protein, which produces MVQDLLIALIAVVAAGAVYMMAAARIIKQYERGVVLRLGRLRDDVRGPGFTMVLPVVDRLRKVNMQIVTMPVPSQDGITRDNVTVRVDAVIYFKVVDAASAVVRVEDYRFAVSQMAQTSLRSIIGKSDLDDLLSNREKLNEGLEIMIDSPAVGWGVQIDRVEIKDVSLPETMKRSMARQAEADRERRARVINADAELQASKKLAEAASQMSAQPAALQLRLLQTMVAVAAEKNSTLVLPFPVELLRFLERAQLGQAPDQGTPQVTPGTGQEPGSPAPAGQEPNSAGQEPAPAAPTGQEPASAASAGQEPAPAGQEPRSPEQPPAPGPDAEASDDLGASRHFARH; this is translated from the coding sequence ATGGTTCAGGACCTCTTGATCGCGTTGATCGCGGTGGTGGCGGCGGGCGCCGTGTACATGATGGCCGCCGCCCGGATCATCAAACAGTACGAGCGGGGTGTGGTCCTCAGACTGGGGCGGCTCCGCGACGACGTGCGCGGACCAGGTTTCACGATGGTGCTGCCGGTCGTCGACCGGCTGCGCAAGGTCAACATGCAGATCGTGACCATGCCCGTCCCGTCGCAGGACGGGATCACTCGGGACAACGTCACGGTCCGGGTGGACGCCGTCATCTACTTCAAGGTGGTCGACGCGGCGAGCGCGGTCGTCCGGGTGGAGGACTACCGCTTCGCGGTCTCGCAGATGGCGCAGACGTCGCTCCGTTCCATCATTGGTAAGAGCGACCTGGACGACCTCCTTTCCAACCGGGAGAAGCTGAACGAGGGCCTCGAAATCATGATCGACAGCCCGGCGGTGGGCTGGGGCGTCCAGATCGACCGGGTCGAGATCAAGGACGTCTCGCTGCCGGAGACGATGAAGCGGTCCATGGCCCGGCAGGCCGAGGCGGACCGTGAGCGGCGGGCCCGGGTCATCAACGCGGACGCGGAACTCCAGGCGTCCAAGAAGCTGGCCGAGGCGGCGTCGCAGATGTCCGCCCAGCCCGCGGCGCTCCAGCTGCGACTGCTCCAGACCATGGTGGCCGTCGCGGCGGAGAAGAACTCGACGCTGGTGCTGCCGTTCCCGGTGGAGCTGCTGCGCTTCCTGGAACGGGCCCAGCTGGGGCAGGCACCGGACCAGGGCACACCGCAGGTGACGCCGGGCACCGGGCAGGAACCCGGATCGCCCGCACCGGCGGGCCAGGAGCCCAATTCGGCCGGGCAGGAGCCCGCACCGGCCGCACCGACCGGCCAGGAGCCCGCATCGGCCGCATCGGCCGGTCAGGAGCCCGCACCGGCCGGTCAGGAGCCCCGATCGCCTGAGCAGCCGCCCGCGCCCGGCCCCGACGCGGAGGCGTCCGACGACCTGGGCGCGTCGCGACACTTCGCCCGGCACTGA
- a CDS encoding class I SAM-dependent methyltransferase: MGGQLVREGYSGTGPGAITPDGCAVELYTRLAVGDEPDVIEAAVPAGASILELGCGAGRVTHPLIERGFTVTAVDESAQMLEHVRGARTVRSPIESLDLGDETFDVVMLASFLVHAGEHRVRDGLLRTCRRYVREGGVVLIQREGADYHEVPRERVHPAGYTVRIVSSEPVGDGVRSVRAEYVFDDARWTQTFLSRELSQEAFEGYLEAAGLRVDRCLTDDGIWVRAVPF, encoded by the coding sequence ATGGGAGGACAACTGGTACGTGAGGGTTATTCAGGGACGGGGCCGGGCGCCATCACCCCGGACGGCTGCGCGGTCGAGCTGTACACGCGGCTGGCGGTGGGCGACGAGCCGGACGTGATCGAGGCGGCGGTCCCCGCCGGGGCGAGCATCCTCGAACTGGGCTGCGGCGCGGGCCGGGTGACGCACCCGCTGATCGAGCGCGGCTTCACGGTCACGGCGGTGGACGAGTCGGCGCAGATGCTGGAGCACGTGCGCGGGGCGCGGACGGTGCGCAGCCCCATCGAGTCGCTGGACCTCGGGGACGAGACCTTCGACGTGGTGATGCTGGCGTCGTTCCTGGTGCACGCGGGCGAGCACCGGGTGCGCGACGGGCTGCTGCGGACCTGCCGCAGATATGTGCGCGAGGGGGGAGTGGTGCTCATCCAGCGCGAGGGCGCTGACTACCACGAGGTCCCGCGCGAGCGCGTCCACCCCGCCGGCTACACCGTGCGCATCGTCTCGTCGGAGCCGGTCGGGGACGGGGTGCGCTCGGTGCGCGCCGAGTACGTGTTCGACGACGCGCGGTGGACGCAGACCTTCCTGTCCCGGGAGCTGTCGCAGGAGGCGTTCGAGGGATACCTGGAGGCGGCCGGGCTGAGGGTGGACCGCTGCCTCACGGACGACGGCATCTGGGTACGGGCCGTGCCGTTCTAG
- a CDS encoding helix-turn-helix domain-containing protein has translation MAGRLRARVPALTARVVARLLSDLPVYAELPHEEIAGDIADIVQHNLRLFADVLEHRRGATDAELAQQRDSAAQRAEEGVPLDAILAAYQVGIAMCWEETARDAGPGDLHAVLEIMDRILVLQQQLTSAVSGAYLEARTILDSQEHGGRHALMAALLTGEDLDGFTRRTGLRPAARYLTMTLALAPHPDEACGQGAGAVMPQGPGAGVAARRKIRRIRTALDRFAGTPALTALDASGGTVLLPVAEPPPWSGPGGLCELIAEATRAAGVPVTAAAETARPEGVPAAVARNGEIVDLVARTGRAPGLYRLADVLLEYQLSRPSEALRGLAGLLDPLEAKPELLHTLETYLGHGLDRRAAAAALHVHPNTVDYRIRRIDRLTGLSPGRPADLQHLSAALVARRSV, from the coding sequence GTGGCGGGCCGGCTGCGGGCCCGGGTCCCCGCCCTGACCGCCCGGGTCGTCGCCCGGCTCCTGAGCGATCTGCCGGTCTACGCGGAGCTGCCGCACGAGGAGATCGCGGGCGACATCGCGGACATCGTCCAGCACAACCTGCGCCTCTTCGCGGACGTACTGGAACACCGCAGGGGCGCCACCGACGCCGAACTCGCCCAGCAGCGCGACTCGGCGGCCCAGCGCGCCGAGGAGGGTGTGCCGCTGGACGCCATCCTCGCCGCGTACCAGGTGGGCATCGCGATGTGCTGGGAGGAGACCGCGCGGGACGCCGGGCCCGGGGACCTGCACGCCGTGCTGGAGATCATGGACCGCATCCTGGTCCTCCAGCAGCAGCTGACCTCCGCGGTGAGCGGCGCCTATCTGGAGGCCCGGACGATCCTGGACAGCCAGGAGCACGGCGGGCGGCACGCGCTGATGGCCGCGCTGCTGACCGGTGAGGACCTGGACGGCTTCACCCGGCGCACCGGCCTGCGCCCGGCGGCCCGCTATCTGACGATGACGCTCGCGCTGGCCCCGCATCCGGACGAGGCGTGCGGGCAGGGGGCGGGGGCGGTGATGCCGCAGGGTCCGGGCGCGGGGGTGGCCGCCCGGCGCAAGATACGGCGCATCCGGACGGCCCTGGACCGGTTCGCCGGTACGCCGGCGCTGACCGCCCTGGACGCGTCCGGCGGCACCGTGCTGCTGCCGGTCGCCGAGCCGCCGCCGTGGAGCGGGCCCGGCGGGCTGTGCGAACTGATCGCCGAGGCGACCCGGGCGGCGGGGGTCCCCGTCACGGCCGCCGCCGAGACCGCGCGGCCGGAGGGGGTGCCGGCGGCGGTGGCCCGCAACGGCGAGATCGTCGACCTCGTCGCCCGTACCGGACGGGCCCCCGGCCTCTACCGGCTGGCCGACGTGCTCCTCGAATACCAGCTGAGCAGGCCCAGCGAGGCGCTGCGCGGGCTCGCGGGCCTGCTCGACCCGCTGGAGGCCAAACCGGAGCTGCTGCACACCCTGGAGACGTATCTCGGACACGGGCTGGACCGCCGGGCCGCGGCGGCGGCGCTGCATGTGCACCCCAACACCGTCGACTACCGCATCCGCCGCATCGACCGCCTCACCGGTCTCTCCCCGGGCCGCCCGGCCGACCTCCAGCACCTGAGCGCGGCCCTGGTCGCGCGGCGCTCGGTGTGA
- a CDS encoding SGNH/GDSL hydrolase family protein — protein MNSSRNKAFCRTVRGAATAVALAGLAVGTTASGAWAAAADEPVSYVALGDSMASGPLIPDITGPVACGRSTHNYAHELAASIGASLRDVTCSGAKSTHMTEKQSLSLLDIPMGSAPPQFDALRTDTDLVTLTIGGNDAGLVGIAQDCMQLDPTATPCKEKLTEGGVDQVAQRIAEFAPRLGAVLDGIHQRSPQARVLVTGYGLYIKPGGCWPLQPVLPVDADFLQGSVDRMNTVIAEQSAAHGAEYVDVATPSKGHDACQAPSDKWVEGYVPTAAAAPLHPNKQGEAAYARIIGAHLQGS, from the coding sequence GTGAACTCGTCCCGAAACAAGGCATTCTGTCGGACCGTCAGAGGCGCGGCCACCGCCGTCGCACTGGCCGGCCTGGCCGTCGGCACCACCGCGTCCGGCGCCTGGGCGGCGGCCGCCGACGAACCCGTCTCGTACGTGGCGCTCGGCGACTCCATGGCCTCGGGCCCGCTCATCCCGGACATCACAGGGCCGGTGGCCTGCGGCCGTTCCACCCACAACTACGCGCACGAACTGGCGGCGAGCATCGGCGCCTCGCTGCGCGACGTCACATGCAGCGGCGCCAAGTCCACGCACATGACGGAGAAGCAGTCGCTGTCGCTGCTCGACATCCCGATGGGTTCGGCCCCGCCCCAGTTCGACGCGCTGCGCACGGACACCGACCTGGTGACCCTGACCATCGGCGGCAACGACGCCGGTCTCGTCGGCATCGCGCAGGACTGCATGCAGCTCGACCCGACCGCCACCCCGTGCAAGGAGAAGCTGACCGAGGGCGGGGTCGACCAGGTGGCGCAGCGGATCGCGGAGTTCGCGCCGCGCCTCGGAGCCGTACTGGACGGCATCCACCAGCGCTCGCCGCAGGCCCGGGTGCTCGTCACGGGCTACGGCCTCTACATCAAGCCGGGCGGCTGCTGGCCGCTTCAGCCCGTGCTCCCGGTGGACGCCGACTTCCTCCAGGGCAGCGTCGACCGGATGAACACGGTCATCGCCGAGCAGAGCGCCGCGCACGGCGCCGAGTACGTCGACGTCGCCACCCCGAGCAAGGGCCACGACGCCTGCCAGGCACCGTCGGACAAGTGGGTCGAGGGGTACGTGCCGACCGCGGCGGCAGCACCGCTGCACCCGAACAAGCAGGGTGAGGCCGCCTACGCCCGCATCATCGGCGCGCACCTCCAGGGGAGCTGA
- a CDS encoding tyrosine-protein phosphatase produces MRTHRTAGAVLAAALLTGTAMAPAAFAAPPAAASAVAQAAVPFTAATAARAADGGYALSWASPAGSVTVTAVTSPDATTGTALGTAAGTGSLTVAPGTLPEAGRWYFRLVPDSGSPLVVADRSLGLESARNFRDIGGYRTTDGHWVRPGLVYRSNKLSGLTDADQQRLVSQNLTLDVDLRNAMERHDDPDRLPAGVTYQVADVVSLAHGIRFHDSALMTLAEAIAAGLFSGSSNLGQSIGYPFMVNFVGADYAFHDLVTAVTTNTSGATVFHCSAGKDRTGWGTAVLLTLLGVPRETVEADFLASNEYTGNPKAVELDWLRAAFAEVDHIYGDFDTYVREGLRLDAATVETLRARMLTA; encoded by the coding sequence ATGCGTACGCACCGCACAGCCGGAGCCGTCCTCGCGGCCGCCCTCCTCACCGGTACGGCCATGGCGCCGGCCGCGTTCGCCGCGCCGCCCGCGGCCGCGTCGGCCGTCGCGCAGGCCGCCGTACCGTTCACCGCCGCCACCGCCGCGCGCGCCGCCGACGGGGGTTACGCCCTGTCCTGGGCCTCGCCCGCCGGATCGGTGACCGTCACCGCCGTGACCTCGCCCGACGCCACCACCGGCACCGCGCTCGGCACGGCGGCGGGCACCGGCTCGCTGACCGTCGCGCCGGGGACGCTCCCGGAGGCGGGGCGCTGGTACTTCCGGCTGGTCCCGGACAGCGGGAGCCCCCTGGTCGTCGCCGACCGGTCGCTCGGCCTGGAGTCGGCCCGCAACTTCCGGGACATCGGCGGCTACCGCACCACGGACGGGCACTGGGTCCGCCCCGGTCTCGTCTACCGCTCCAACAAGCTGAGCGGTCTCACCGACGCCGACCAGCAGCGGCTGGTCTCCCAGAACCTCACGCTCGACGTGGACCTGCGCAACGCCATGGAGCGCCACGACGACCCCGACCGGCTGCCCGCGGGCGTCACCTACCAGGTCGCCGACGTCGTCTCGCTCGCCCACGGCATCCGCTTCCACGACTCGGCCCTCATGACCCTGGCCGAGGCCATCGCCGCCGGTCTCTTCTCCGGCTCCTCCAACCTGGGCCAGTCCATCGGCTACCCGTTCATGGTCAACTTCGTGGGCGCGGACTACGCCTTCCACGACCTGGTCACGGCCGTCACCACGAACACCTCGGGTGCCACGGTCTTCCACTGCAGCGCCGGCAAGGACCGCACCGGCTGGGGCACCGCCGTCCTGCTGACCCTGCTCGGGGTCCCCCGGGAGACGGTCGAGGCGGACTTCCTCGCCAGCAACGAGTACACCGGCAACCCGAAGGCCGTCGAACTGGACTGGCTGCGCGCCGCGTTCGCGGAGGTGGACCACATCTACGGCGACTTCGACACGTACGTACGCGAGGGGCTGAGGCTCGACGCGGCGACCGTGGAGACGCTGCGGGCCAGGATGCTGACCGCCTGA
- a CDS encoding tetratricopeptide repeat protein, with amino-acid sequence MPERNPETDVIDFRAAEQLLAARDPRGAVRLLDSVIAAHPENTAARLLRARAFFAAAQLRPAELEFELVLEREPDNAFAHFALARTFERSGHPERAVRHFRLAAALDPKPEYLRAARFDSP; translated from the coding sequence GTGCCCGAGAGGAACCCGGAGACCGACGTCATCGACTTCCGCGCGGCCGAGCAGCTGCTCGCCGCGCGCGACCCCCGGGGCGCCGTGCGGCTGCTCGACTCGGTGATCGCCGCCCACCCCGAGAACACCGCGGCCCGGCTGCTGCGCGCCCGCGCGTTCTTCGCCGCCGCGCAGCTGCGCCCCGCCGAGCTGGAATTCGAGCTGGTGCTGGAGCGGGAGCCGGACAACGCCTTCGCGCACTTCGCCCTCGCCCGCACCTTCGAGCGCTCCGGCCACCCGGAGCGGGCCGTCCGCCATTTCCGGCTGGCCGCCGCGCTCGACCCGAAGCCGGAGTACCTGCGAGCGGCCCGCTTCGACAGCCCTTAG
- the coaE gene encoding dephospho-CoA kinase, whose product MLKVGLTGGIGAGKSEVSRLLVGHGAVLIDADRIAREVVEPGTPGLAAVVAEFGSGILTPEGTLDRPALGSIVFADRDRLAALNAIVHPLVGARSAELEKAAGPGSVVVNDVPLLTENGLAPLYDLVVVVDAAPETQLDRLVRLRGMTEADARARMAAQATREQRRAVADLVIDNDGPVEELEAQVRTVWAELERRAAAA is encoded by the coding sequence ATGCTGAAAGTGGGCCTGACCGGTGGCATCGGCGCCGGCAAGAGCGAAGTGTCCCGGCTGCTCGTCGGCCATGGAGCCGTCCTCATCGACGCGGACCGGATCGCCCGCGAGGTGGTCGAGCCCGGCACCCCGGGCCTCGCCGCCGTCGTCGCCGAGTTCGGCTCCGGCATCCTGACCCCGGAAGGCACCCTGGACCGGCCCGCGCTCGGCTCCATCGTCTTCGCCGACCGCGACCGGCTCGCCGCGCTCAACGCGATCGTCCACCCCCTCGTCGGCGCCCGTTCCGCCGAGCTGGAGAAGGCCGCCGGGCCCGGGTCCGTCGTCGTCAACGACGTGCCGCTCCTCACCGAGAACGGCCTCGCCCCCCTCTACGACCTGGTCGTCGTGGTCGACGCCGCCCCGGAGACCCAGCTCGACCGGCTCGTACGGCTGCGCGGCATGACCGAGGCGGACGCCCGCGCCCGTATGGCCGCCCAGGCCACCCGCGAGCAGCGGCGCGCGGTGGCGGATCTGGTCATCGACAACGACGGGCCGGTCGAGGAGCTGGAGGCTCAGGTGCGTACGGTCTGGGCGGAGCTGGAACGGCGGGCCGCGGCCGCCTGA